One Acinetobacter pullicarnis genomic region harbors:
- a CDS encoding acyl-CoA synthetase, with amino-acid sequence MIYEYQDILNIERSAFSYQNLENTYALIERSAQKYPDALALSFFLKTEDYASPTTWTYAELLADITKAANMFHHLGVKRGDVVALILPNLPEAHIALWGIQAVGVSFAINPMLDPAQMAELLNTTNAQWIVTVAPETDAEIWQRLEHTIANVTNLKAILTVDAAVYQSEKSQSTASIQDVSGIKVIDFNTQIKGEVGTKLLCPPAALDDLAAYFCTGGTTGLPKLTCHSQGNNVAFCIQLDAVVGAPVLRHGRTVFTALPLFHVNALFGTGLAVFAQGGHVLLGPPAGYREPGLLQNFWKIVATHQVNSFSAVPTIFASLLNEPCTVDVSSLTAAICGAAPMPVELLHKFEKQSGLRILEGYGLTEGTCASSMNPVKNIARVGSIGLRLPWQAMRVMILDEQNMWQRDAECGEAGSVCIRGPNVFQGYLNEHHNQDAWVERPNENGVQQAWFNTGDLGRCDEEGYFWLTGREKEMIIRGGHNIDPKNIEEIIATHPDVAMCAAVGRPDVYAGEVPVVYVQLQVGSTVTSHEILTYATLKIPERAAVPKAVHLIERLPLTSVGKIFKPELVMRETKNIVLKEAHDLGLKLNRLEVEQVVSKGIVATYNCDDKEGKLADVLAGYTFSTVATCA; translated from the coding sequence ATGATTTATGAGTATCAGGATATTCTGAATATTGAACGCTCAGCATTTTCTTATCAAAATTTAGAGAATACGTATGCGTTAATAGAACGTAGTGCTCAGAAATATCCAGATGCATTGGCCTTAAGTTTTTTTCTAAAAACAGAAGATTATGCAAGTCCGACGACATGGACATATGCTGAACTGTTGGCGGATATTACCAAAGCCGCCAATATGTTTCATCATCTCGGTGTGAAGCGAGGGGATGTTGTTGCGCTTATTCTCCCAAATCTTCCTGAAGCGCATATTGCACTCTGGGGAATACAAGCAGTCGGTGTTTCTTTTGCCATTAACCCGATGCTTGATCCTGCTCAAATGGCGGAACTTTTAAATACAACAAATGCTCAATGGATCGTAACCGTAGCCCCTGAAACAGATGCAGAAATATGGCAGCGACTAGAGCATACCATCGCGAATGTTACGAATTTAAAAGCAATATTGACGGTTGATGCTGCAGTGTATCAGTCCGAAAAGTCTCAATCGACAGCCTCTATTCAAGACGTATCCGGTATTAAAGTTATCGACTTTAATACGCAAATAAAGGGGGAAGTCGGGACTAAACTGCTATGTCCACCTGCTGCGCTCGATGATCTTGCAGCCTATTTTTGTACGGGTGGTACGACAGGACTCCCTAAACTCACATGTCATAGCCAAGGCAATAACGTCGCCTTTTGTATTCAACTTGATGCTGTTGTTGGAGCACCTGTTTTACGTCATGGACGGACGGTTTTCACCGCCTTGCCACTGTTTCATGTAAACGCATTGTTTGGTACTGGCTTAGCTGTTTTTGCCCAAGGGGGGCATGTGCTGTTAGGGCCTCCAGCTGGATATCGTGAACCTGGTTTATTACAAAATTTCTGGAAAATCGTTGCAACCCATCAAGTGAACTCTTTTTCGGCAGTACCGACCATTTTTGCAAGTTTATTAAATGAGCCATGCACAGTGGATGTCAGCTCATTAACTGCTGCAATTTGTGGAGCAGCGCCAATGCCTGTGGAGTTGCTTCATAAATTTGAAAAGCAAAGTGGTTTACGGATATTGGAGGGGTATGGTCTGACTGAAGGGACTTGTGCATCGTCAATGAATCCAGTCAAAAATATTGCACGTGTCGGTTCAATTGGCTTGCGATTACCTTGGCAAGCCATGAGGGTGATGATTTTAGATGAACAGAATATGTGGCAACGCGATGCAGAGTGCGGCGAAGCTGGCTCAGTGTGTATTCGGGGGCCGAATGTTTTTCAGGGCTATTTAAATGAACATCATAATCAAGATGCGTGGGTCGAGCGGCCCAATGAAAATGGCGTGCAGCAGGCTTGGTTCAACACAGGAGATTTAGGTCGTTGTGACGAAGAGGGCTATTTTTGGCTCACGGGGCGGGAAAAAGAAATGATTATTCGAGGAGGGCACAATATTGATCCTAAAAATATTGAAGAAATAATTGCGACACATCCAGATGTTGCGATGTGTGCAGCAGTGGGGCGGCCTGATGTTTATGCAGGTGAAGTACCTGTGGTTTATGTGCAACTTCAAGTAGGAAGTACTGTCACCAGTCATGAAATATTGACCTATGCCACATTGAAAATACCGGAGCGGGCAGCAGTGCCTAAGGCTGTTCATCTCATTGAGCGCTTGCCATTAACCAGTGTAGGGAAAATTTTTAAACCTGAACTGGTCATGCGAGAAACTAAAAATATTGTGCTGAAAGAAGCCCATGATTTAGGTTTGAAACTAAATAGGCTTGAAGTTGAACAAGTGGTAAGTAAAGGAATTGTTGCGACCTATAACTGTGACGATAAAGAAGGGAAACTCGCGGATGTTCTAGCGGGATATACCTTTTCGACTGTAGCGACTTGTGCCTAA
- a CDS encoding tetratricopeptide repeat protein encodes MKLKKLLLYSLLSLNTLGLVACNKPVNQQQLATSEAELLYAQGERYYLGESAPQDYQKAFKLFEQAANKGSAIAQNNLGAMYFKGLGTEKNDELAFKWLTKAAAQNFAEAQYNLGVMYNEGFFIAKDKTKAIALFSKAADQNFALAQFNLGTAYANGDGVTQDEKKAFDLYTKAADQNFAQAQFNLANFYANGTGIIKDKKKAFDLYVKAADQNFAQAQFNLAYMYQYGEGVQKDQNKALALYYKAAEQDLPEAQNNLGYIYVNILNDKVKAKYWFEKASENGYADATQALEELNNK; translated from the coding sequence ATGAAACTAAAAAAACTCCTCCTCTATAGCTTACTCAGCTTAAATACACTTGGCCTTGTGGCATGTAATAAACCTGTTAATCAACAGCAGCTTGCAACAAGTGAAGCCGAGCTTTTATATGCACAAGGTGAACGCTATTATTTAGGTGAATCGGCCCCACAAGATTATCAGAAGGCATTTAAGCTTTTTGAACAGGCTGCAAATAAAGGCTCAGCGATTGCACAGAATAATCTTGGTGCGATGTATTTTAAAGGGTTAGGAACAGAAAAAAATGATGAGCTGGCATTTAAGTGGCTAACGAAAGCTGCTGCGCAAAACTTTGCTGAAGCGCAGTACAATTTAGGCGTGATGTACAATGAAGGTTTTTTTATTGCTAAAGATAAAACAAAAGCCATCGCGTTATTTTCAAAAGCAGCAGATCAGAATTTTGCGCTCGCACAATTTAATCTAGGAACTGCTTATGCGAACGGTGATGGTGTTACTCAAGATGAAAAAAAGGCATTTGATTTATATACTAAAGCTGCAGATCAGAATTTTGCTCAAGCCCAATTTAATTTAGCAAATTTCTATGCAAATGGTACTGGTATTATTAAAGATAAAAAAAAGGCATTTGATTTATATGTAAAAGCTGCTGATCAAAACTTTGCGCAAGCCCAATTTAATTTAGCCTATATGTATCAGTATGGTGAAGGTGTTCAAAAGGATCAAAATAAAGCACTAGCGTTGTACTACAAAGCGGCGGAGCAAGATCTTCCTGAAGCTCAAAATAATCTAGGTTATATTTACGTCAATATTTTAAATGATAAAGTTAAAGCCAAATATTGGTTTGAAAAAGCATCTGAGAATGGTTATGCCGATGCAACACAGGCATTAGAAGAGCTAAATAATAAGTAA
- a CDS encoding tetratricopeptide repeat protein, producing the protein MKLKNLLLYSLLSLNTFGLVACNKPVNQQQLATSEAELLYAQGERYYLGEEIPQDYQKAFKLFEQAANRGSAIAENNLGAMYLKGLGTKKNDEQAFKWLTKAAAQNFAEAQYNLGVMYNEGFFIAKDRVQALALFSKAANQNFALAQFNLGNAYAEGNGVVKDEKKAFDLYRKAADQNLAKAQFNLANAYIDGVGVTKDEQKALELYTKAAEQDLPEAQYNLANLYEYTFNNKEKAKYWYEIASKNGIEQAKNALERFKS; encoded by the coding sequence ATGAAACTAAAAAACCTACTCCTCTATAGCTTACTTAGCTTAAATACGTTTGGCCTTGTGGCATGTAATAAACCTGTTAATCAACAGCAGCTTGCAACAAGTGAAGCTGAGCTTTTATATGCACAAGGTGAACGCTATTATTTAGGTGAAGAGATTCCACAAGATTATCAGAAGGCATTTAAACTTTTTGAACAAGCAGCGAATAGGGGTTCAGCGATTGCAGAAAATAATCTTGGTGCGATGTATCTTAAAGGCTTAGGAACTAAAAAGAATGATGAACAGGCCTTTAAATGGCTGACCAAAGCTGCTGCACAAAACTTTGCCGAAGCGCAGTACAATTTGGGCGTCATGTACAATGAAGGTTTTTTTATCGCTAAAGATCGTGTTCAGGCGCTAGCATTATTTTCCAAAGCTGCAAATCAGAATTTTGCACTCGCGCAATTTAATTTAGGCAATGCCTATGCAGAGGGCAATGGTGTTGTTAAAGATGAAAAAAAGGCATTTGATTTATATCGCAAAGCAGCTGATCAGAATCTTGCTAAAGCACAGTTTAATTTAGCTAATGCTTATATAGATGGTGTTGGGGTTACTAAGGATGAGCAAAAAGCTTTGGAGTTATACACTAAAGCCGCGGAGCAAGACCTTCCGGAAGCCCAATATAATTTAGCTAATCTCTATGAATATACTTTTAATAATAAAGAAAAAGCCAAATATTGGTATGAAATTGCATCGAAGAATGGCATTGAGCAGGCTAAAAATGCATTGGAACGATTCAAGTCATGA
- a CDS encoding fumarate hydratase: MTTIIKQDDLITSVKDALQFISYYHPQDFIQAMSRAYDREENKAAKDAIAQILINSRMCAEGHRPICQDTGIVNVMVDVGLDVKFDLTMSLDDAINEGVRQGYLENSNVLRASVLADPAFGRKNTKDNTPAVIHYKLVPGNKVDITVAAKGGGSENKSKLAMLNPSDSIVDWVLKTVPTMGAGWCPPGMLGLGIGGTAEKAMMLAKEALMEELNMDELLRRGPENKIEELRIEIFEKVNALGIGAQGLGGLTTVLDIKIKDYPCHAAGKPVGMIPNCAATRHAHFQLDGNGPAHIQAPKLSDYPEVTWDASQSKRVDLDNITQEEMNSWKPGDTLLLNGTIYTGRDAAHKRMCEMIDNGEELPVDLKGKFIYYVGPVDPVGDEVVGPAGPTTATRMDKFTRQVIENTGLFGMIGKAERGPTAIAAIKDNKATYLMAVGGAAYLVSKAVREAEVVAFADLGMEAIYKFNVEDMPVSVAVDVEGTSIHAIAPKIWQAKIGKIPVVDAAAV; encoded by the coding sequence ATGACAACTATCATCAAGCAAGATGACTTGATCACTTCGGTCAAGGATGCACTGCAGTTTATTTCCTACTATCACCCTCAGGACTTTATTCAAGCCATGAGTCGTGCTTACGACCGTGAAGAAAATAAAGCCGCGAAGGATGCCATTGCGCAGATTTTGATTAACTCACGTATGTGTGCAGAAGGTCATCGTCCAATCTGTCAAGATACCGGAATTGTCAACGTCATGGTTGACGTCGGTCTCGATGTTAAATTCGATTTAACCATGAGCTTAGATGACGCCATCAATGAAGGCGTGCGTCAGGGCTATTTAGAAAATTCGAATGTACTCCGTGCATCCGTTTTGGCTGATCCTGCTTTTGGTCGTAAAAACACCAAAGACAACACCCCTGCTGTGATTCACTACAAACTAGTACCGGGTAATAAAGTCGATATTACCGTTGCAGCCAAAGGTGGTGGTTCTGAAAATAAATCTAAATTGGCAATGTTGAATCCTTCTGATTCGATTGTTGATTGGGTGCTTAAAACTGTTCCGACTATGGGTGCAGGCTGGTGTCCACCAGGTATGCTCGGTCTTGGGATCGGTGGTACTGCTGAGAAAGCCATGATGCTTGCAAAAGAAGCATTGATGGAAGAGCTCAACATGGATGAATTACTTCGTCGTGGACCAGAAAACAAAATTGAAGAACTTCGTATCGAAATCTTCGAAAAAGTAAATGCACTCGGTATTGGTGCTCAAGGCCTAGGTGGTTTAACCACAGTCTTGGATATTAAAATTAAAGATTATCCTTGTCATGCTGCAGGCAAACCAGTCGGTATGATTCCGAACTGTGCTGCGACTCGCCATGCACATTTCCAATTGGATGGTAACGGTCCTGCGCATATTCAAGCACCGAAACTTTCTGATTATCCTGAAGTGACTTGGGATGCTTCACAGTCTAAACGTGTTGATCTTGATAACATCACCCAAGAAGAAATGAATTCTTGGAAACCAGGCGATACGTTATTGCTCAATGGTACGATCTACACCGGTCGTGATGCAGCACATAAACGTATGTGTGAAATGATCGACAATGGTGAAGAACTTCCAGTTGATCTTAAAGGTAAATTTATCTATTACGTGGGTCCAGTCGATCCAGTCGGTGATGAAGTGGTTGGCCCTGCTGGTCCAACAACAGCAACCCGTATGGACAAATTCACCCGTCAAGTGATCGAAAATACTGGCCTATTCGGTATGATCGGTAAAGCTGAACGTGGCCCAACAGCCATTGCTGCAATTAAAGACAACAAAGCGACCTATTTGATGGCGGTTGGTGGTGCAGCGTACTTGGTGTCTAAAGCGGTACGTGAAGCTGAAGTTGTAGCATTTGCTGACCTGGGTATGGAAGCAATCTACAAATTCAACGTTGAAGATATGCCTGTTTCAGTTGCGGTTGACGTTGAAGGCACTTCAATTCACGCGATTGCGCCAAAAATCTGGCAAGCGAAAATCGGCAAAATTCCAGTGGTTGATGCTGCTGCGGTTTAA
- a CDS encoding LysR family transcriptional regulator, whose protein sequence is MHNTWSIHALNRTIDLKRIQHFALLGESLHFSRAAERANLSQTAFSRSIKALEDDFQLQLFDRDTRTVELTYAGKQLLTLARDLLHTANNLKIEAAHIAKTEGGELSFGASFMLMNQTTSLVLEELRRINPRLKLNIEFNHGEALNLNLLAENIEFYVANADSFIGDPRFTITPLFSVASSFFCHSQHPLAQQTTPISREQLLSYPWSSVHIHNSVLRMLTMLCNVSSSKQLPIVLNCNNLDLLRQTLMNSHTLLLTWRNWLEEDIKRGDVIDLVPLVQPPLRDEPMMMDCCVVQLAGRTLSPLARHTIQKIRELNNQT, encoded by the coding sequence ATGCATAACACATGGAGTATTCATGCATTGAACAGAACAATAGATCTAAAAAGGATTCAACATTTCGCATTGCTTGGGGAAAGCTTGCATTTTTCTCGTGCAGCTGAGCGAGCAAATTTATCGCAGACTGCATTTAGTCGAAGTATCAAGGCCTTAGAAGATGATTTTCAACTTCAATTATTTGACCGAGATACCCGTACAGTTGAACTCACCTATGCGGGTAAACAATTATTAACGCTTGCGCGCGATCTTTTGCATACAGCCAACAATCTTAAAATCGAAGCGGCCCATATTGCAAAAACAGAAGGCGGTGAGCTGAGTTTTGGTGCAAGTTTCATGCTGATGAACCAAACAACCTCCTTGGTCTTAGAAGAGTTAAGGCGTATTAATCCTAGGCTAAAACTAAATATTGAATTCAACCATGGTGAAGCACTCAATCTCAATCTACTGGCTGAAAACATTGAATTCTATGTGGCCAATGCAGACAGTTTTATCGGTGATCCACGCTTTACGATCACCCCTTTATTTTCGGTTGCATCTTCTTTTTTTTGTCATAGCCAACACCCCTTAGCACAACAAACCACACCGATTAGTCGCGAACAATTACTCAGTTACCCTTGGAGTTCTGTACACATTCATAATTCAGTGCTGCGCATGTTGACCATGTTGTGTAATGTGTCCTCAAGTAAACAATTACCGATTGTCCTCAACTGTAATAATCTAGATTTGCTCCGGCAAACGTTGATGAATAGTCACACCTTGCTGCTTACATGGCGTAATTGGTTAGAGGAAGATATCAAACGAGGAGATGTCATTGATCTAGTGCCGTTGGTTCAACCACCGCTGCGTGATGAACCCATGATGATGGATTGTTGCGTTGTGCAACTCGCAGGACGTACCCTTTCACCACTGGCAAGACATACCATTCAAAAAATACGCGAATTAAATAACCAGACTTAA
- a CDS encoding class I SAM-dependent methyltransferase has translation MLEQQQFAANIIEIYKKYAKQWDQQRRHHFADRIWLERFLTLIPPSSQILDLGCGAAVPVAEYCILQRHAVTGIDSSPAMLELAAQRFPTQQWLQADMRQLHLNQRFGGILAWDSFFHLTHDDQRHMFKVFEQHAKSGTALMFSSGPSHGIAIGEMQGEALFHASLAPNEYQALLHRHGFRVVEMRAEDPECTGHTVWLAQKL, from the coding sequence ATGTTAGAACAACAACAGTTTGCGGCAAATATTATTGAAATTTATAAGAAATATGCCAAACAATGGGATCAGCAACGTCGTCATCATTTTGCCGATCGGATTTGGTTAGAGCGCTTTTTAACGTTAATCCCACCGTCTTCACAGATTCTCGATTTAGGCTGTGGCGCAGCAGTCCCCGTGGCTGAATATTGTATTTTGCAGAGACATGCGGTCACGGGTATAGATAGTTCACCGGCCATGCTTGAATTGGCGGCGCAACGCTTTCCAACGCAACAGTGGTTACAAGCAGATATGCGTCAGTTGCATTTAAATCAACGCTTTGGCGGCATATTGGCATGGGATAGTTTTTTTCATTTAACCCATGACGATCAACGTCATATGTTTAAGGTATTTGAACAACATGCGAAATCAGGAACTGCACTGATGTTTAGCAGTGGGCCAAGTCATGGGATTGCCATCGGGGAGATGCAAGGCGAGGCATTGTTTCATGCCAGTTTAGCGCCAAACGAATACCAAGCTTTGTTACATCGGCATGGTTTTAGGGTGGTGGAGATGCGTGCTGAAGACCCAGAATGCACAGGGCACACAGTTTGGTTAGCCCAGAAGCTTTGA
- a CDS encoding amidohydrolase: MIKKTWMRPFNVLTTALLLIGAAYANAQEPVTVFLAKNIYTMEERNPEAQAVAVSNNRIVSVGTVDSVKAALGQQSYKIDETFKNKVIMPGFIEQHIHPMMTALTLTTDVVSMEDWDLPHQQFKAAKTPAEYKQRLMQINAEKGNSEEWLYSWGYHPLWHGQINREYLDKISSTRPIIIWDRSCHDFYLNTAAIKALKLDKKAMEGHGLASTQVDWEKGHWFENGAIELLAPKLLTYFATPERLTAGTQMMADHLQMKGVTAFADPGVLLVPGYWKILQDTLGKKEVPLTGYFFPETRTSAVSGMTLEQGMAETQKLVALGTEGKVAMLPKHIKFFADGAIISQAMQMKDGYLDGHDGQWMMTPELLDTWSKMYWDAGYQLHIHVTGDLGLETVLNMLEKRMAENPRPDHRTVLVHFPVADEAQIDRIARVGAIVSTNPYYPIAFANKFAQYGLGPKRAHALAPNGFVLKHSIPLSFHSDMPVASADPLFLAWSAVNRKTIEGNVVAPEQQISVHDAMRAITIESAYSWGKEKELGSIAPGKIANFTVLEANPYTVKPIELKNIPIWGTVYEGKVFENPAKTVLSSAALPHAVIEDEERVSVLAHDHSHAKGDICEVSHKMAVLIQDQWNRKEQAKNMLSHKNS; the protein is encoded by the coding sequence GTGATAAAAAAAACATGGATGCGTCCATTTAACGTCTTGACTACTGCGTTGTTATTGATTGGTGCGGCTTATGCAAATGCCCAAGAACCTGTCACCGTTTTTCTCGCGAAGAACATTTATACGATGGAAGAACGGAATCCAGAAGCGCAAGCTGTTGCGGTTTCGAATAATCGTATTGTCTCTGTGGGTACGGTAGATAGTGTAAAAGCGGCTTTAGGTCAGCAAAGCTATAAGATTGATGAGACTTTTAAAAATAAAGTCATTATGCCAGGATTTATTGAACAGCATATACATCCGATGATGACGGCCTTGACCTTAACCACAGATGTGGTTTCGATGGAGGATTGGGATCTTCCTCATCAACAATTTAAGGCAGCAAAAACACCAGCTGAATATAAGCAACGATTGATGCAGATCAATGCTGAAAAAGGTAATTCAGAAGAATGGTTATATTCTTGGGGATATCATCCACTTTGGCATGGTCAAATTAATCGTGAGTATTTAGATAAAATCAGCAGTACCCGACCGATTATTATTTGGGACCGTTCATGTCATGATTTTTATTTAAATACCGCTGCGATTAAAGCGCTGAAGTTAGATAAAAAAGCCATGGAAGGCCACGGACTTGCCAGTACTCAGGTGGATTGGGAAAAAGGGCATTGGTTTGAAAATGGTGCAATTGAGCTACTTGCTCCAAAGTTATTAACGTATTTTGCAACGCCAGAACGTTTAACTGCTGGAACGCAGATGATGGCTGATCACCTACAAATGAAAGGGGTTACCGCCTTTGCTGACCCAGGTGTTTTATTGGTGCCAGGTTATTGGAAAATTCTGCAAGACACCCTAGGTAAAAAAGAAGTTCCACTAACGGGCTATTTTTTTCCAGAAACACGTACCTCTGCGGTATCGGGGATGACACTTGAACAAGGCATGGCAGAAACGCAAAAACTGGTCGCACTGGGGACTGAGGGTAAAGTTGCCATGCTACCCAAGCATATTAAATTTTTTGCAGATGGTGCCATTATTAGCCAAGCCATGCAAATGAAAGATGGTTATCTAGATGGTCATGACGGGCAATGGATGATGACCCCTGAGCTATTGGATACTTGGAGTAAAATGTATTGGGATGCTGGCTATCAATTACATATTCATGTGACGGGTGATTTAGGGCTAGAGACTGTTCTTAATATGCTTGAAAAACGTATGGCTGAAAATCCGCGACCGGACCATCGTACGGTTTTGGTTCACTTCCCTGTTGCAGATGAAGCACAAATTGATCGTATTGCTCGCGTTGGTGCGATCGTGAGTACCAATCCGTACTATCCAATTGCTTTTGCAAATAAGTTTGCTCAGTATGGCCTAGGACCGAAACGGGCTCATGCTTTAGCACCGAACGGTTTTGTCCTAAAACATAGCATCCCACTCTCATTCCATTCGGATATGCCTGTTGCAAGCGCCGATCCATTGTTCTTGGCATGGAGTGCAGTCAATCGTAAAACCATTGAAGGTAATGTCGTTGCGCCAGAACAACAAATTTCAGTGCATGACGCGATGCGGGCAATTACGATTGAGAGTGCTTATTCTTGGGGCAAAGAAAAGGAATTAGGCAGTATTGCACCAGGGAAAATTGCGAACTTTACCGTACTTGAAGCTAACCCTTATACCGTCAAGCCAATAGAACTGAAGAATATTCCAATATGGGGGACGGTATATGAAGGCAAAGTTTTTGAAAATCCTGCAAAAACAGTGTTAAGTTCGGCTGCTCTGCCACATGCTGTGATTGAGGATGAAGAGCGAGTCAGTGTTCTTGCACATGATCATAGTCATGCGAAGGGCGATATTTGTGAGGTTTCTCATAAGATGGCAGTACTTATTCAAGATCAATGGAATCGTAAGGAACAGGCTAAAAATATGTTGAGCCATAAAAATAGTTAA